TCGCCTTCGACCGTCATCAACGCGACGCGGGTGACCTTGGAGGGATCGACGCGCGTTCCACGATGGGTCATCTCGCCCTTCGGCAGCGAGTGCTTCACGAACACGGTGTCGACGGTCTGGAGGTAATACTCGGCGGAGAGATCCATCACCGCGAGATATTCGTCGTAGAAGTCGCGGTGCTTGTCGACGAGGTCGCCGTCGCCCTTCACGAGGTTGGCGAACAGACGCTTGTGGGCGTCCATGTGCCGGTCGAGGTTCATGCTGATGAACCCGTTGAGCTGGAGGAAGCCCGGATAGACGTCGCGCATCATGCCCGGATGCGGGAACGGCACCTTGGTGATGACGGTGTTGCGGAACCAGTCGATGCCGCGCTCCTGCGCGAGCTTGTTCACCGCGGTCGGATTGCGGCGGGTGTCGATCGGGCCGCCCATCAGCGTCATCGAGGTCGGCACGAAGGGATCGCGCCGCGCTTCCATGATCGAGACGGCCGCGACAACAGGCACGGAGGGCTGGCACACCGCCATCACATGGGTGTTGCCGCCGAGGACGTGCAGCATCTCGATGACATAGTCGATGTAATCGTCGAGATCGAAGCCTTCGCTGAGCGGCACCATGCGTGCATCGGCCCAATCGGTGATGTAGACTTCATGCGCCGGCAGGAAGGCCTCGACCGTGCCGCGAAGCAGGGTCGCATAGTGGCCGGACATCGGCGCGACGATCAGCACGCGCGGCTGCGGGCTGCGCAGCGGACGGGCGAACTTGCGATCGAAGTAGAGCAGCTTGCAGAACGGCTTTTCCCAGACCGAGCGGACCTCGACGGGGACGCGGATGCCGTTGACCTCGGTGTCGTCGAGGCCCCATTCCGGCTTGCCGTAGCGGCGCGTGGTGCGTTCGAACAATTCGCAGGCGGCGGCAACGGACTTGCCGACCTCGGTGCGCGCCCAGGGATTGAGGGGATTCTGAAACAGCAGCTTGGTCGCATCGGTGACCGCACGCGCCGGATTGAGAGAGGCCTGTGCCATCTCGTACATCCAGTACATCGGCGTCGTCAGGACCGGACTGCCTTCTGCAGCCAGGGGCGGCGCGCCGCCGAACTCACCAATAGGCATCGTCATATTCCTCTTCGCATCGCAGCATACTGCCGAATGCGTAATATTGCGTCAATGCATGCTTCCGTACATCTACGGAGCCGCCAGCGCTAAATCAGCCTGAATCCACGAGAAAGTGACGTTATTCACCGGCCGAGAGCAGCGAGCCGTGCTTTTTGGCGCTGCGCAAAAGGGCAAGGAATGCCCCAAAAGAAGCGACCAGAAGCACCGCGTTGATGAGCAACGCATCCAGCATCAGATCGCTCCTAAAGGTGTTCTCGATCAGCAGCGCGCGCATCCCTTCGAACACGTAGGTCGGCGGCAGCGCCCAGGCGACATATTGCAGCCAGACCGGCAGCACGCTGACGGGATAGTAGACGCAGGCCAGCGGCATGATCGCGAACATCAAGGTCCAGACGATGCTCTCCGCGCCGAGGCCGTTTCGTACGACCAGGCCGGAAACGAAGATGCCGACCGACCAGCTGGTGAAGATCAGATTGCAGAAGAAGGCGATCAGCGGCAGGCCGAGGGCGTAGACGTTGAAGTGAAATAGGAACAGCGCCAGCAGCGTCATCGGAATGACGCCGATGGCGAGCCGGATCAGGCTCATGATCATCAGCGACAGCAGAAACTCGATTGGTTTCAGCGGGCTCATCATGAGGTTGCCGAGATTGCGCGCCCACATCTCCTCCAGGAAGGAGATGGAGAAGCCGAGCTGGCCGCGGAACAGGATGTCCCAGAGGATCACGGCGCCGATCAGCGTGCCGCCGGCGCGGGCGAAGAAGCTGGCGTTCTGCGCGATGTAATACTGGATGAAGCCCCAGGTGATGACCTGGAGCGCCGGCCAGTACAGCAGCTCGAGCAGCCGCGGCCAGGACGACAGCAGCAGGTACCAGTAGCGCAGGATCATCGCGCCGATGCGGTGGGCGGAGATGCCGCGGTGGAGGGAGAGCTCGGTCATAACGGCACCGTGTAGCCCGGATGAAATCTGTCATCCCGTGGCGCGACGTAGTCGCGAGCTATGATGCGCAATTGCGCATCTGAGGATCCATAACCACAGGATTGAATTTGGCGAAGACTCGGAGTTGCCAATCTCGCCCCACAACCATCGCCTGTGGTTATGGATTCCGGGCTCGCGCTCCGCGCGCCCCGGAATGACAAACGAATACGGCTACCCCTCACCTCGCCGCCTCCTTCGCGCCGTTCACGCGGCCGCGCGCGACGTCCAGAAACACCTCCTCCAGCGTGGTGCGGTTGTAGCGAGCCATGATGGCCTCCGGCGTGTCGTCGTCCTCGATGCGGCCGCGCTTCATGATGATGACGCGGTCGCAGAGTCGTTCGACCTCGAGCATGTTGTGCGAGGCCAAAAGGATGGTGGCGTTGTTTTCCTTGCGATAGCTCATAAGATGCGCCCGCACCCAGTCGGCGGTATCGGGATCGAGCGAGGCGGTCGGCTCGTCCAGCAGCAGCAATTCGGGCTGGTTGATCAGCGCCTTTGCCAGCGCGACGCGGGTCTTCTGCCCGGCGGAGAGTTTGCCGTTGGCGCGATCGATGAAATCGGTGAGGTCGAGATCGTCGGCGAGTTTTGCGATGCGATCCGAGAGATGCTTGACTGCGTACAGCTTGCCGAAAACTGTCAGGTTCTGGCGTACCGTGAGCCGCATCGGCATGTCGACATAGGGGCTCTCGAAATTCATCCGCCCCAGCACGGCCGCGCTCTCCTCGGGCATCTCATGACCGAGCACCTGCACGCGGCCGGAGGTCGGCAGCACCAGGCCCATGATCATCGCGATGGTCGTGGTCTTGCCGGCGCCGTTGCCGCCGAGCAGCCCGGTGATGCTGCCGCGCGGCAGCGAAAAGGAGATGTCGTCGACGGCGCGGGTCTGCTTGTAGACCTTGACCAGATGATCGACCGCAATCGCCGGGGAGCTGTGCTCCGCGACAGTCGGCCGACTTGAAGCCTTGCCATTCTCGGTCATGCTGGCCGTTCTTCTGCTATTGCAGCGGATAGCGCAAGGCTTGTAATCCGGTGGTTCCGCCAGCCCTGCGCTTGTGATCGAGAAGGCACCGCCACATTGGCCGATATGACCGAAATCGCCGCTTCCGGCTTCCGCCCCGCGCAGCGGCATATCCGGCTCGACACGATCCTGCGGCTGCGCTGGCTCGCCGTGCTCGGCCAGCTCGCCGCGATCTTTATCGTGGCGCAGGGGCTGGAGTTCAACGTCGAGATCGTCCCCTGCGTCAGCATCATCGCCCTGTCGGCGGCGCTCAATCTGGGACTCCAGACCGCGGCCAATCCGATGCAGCGGCTGGAGCCGATGCAGGCGGCCGGGCTGCTCGCGCTGAACATCGTGGAGCTGGCCGGGCTATTGTTCTTCACCGGCGGACTGCAGAACCCGTTCTCGTTCCTTTTCCTCGCGCCGGTGCTGATCTCGGCGACCGCGCTGCCGGCCCGCTTCACCTTCGGCCTCGGCCTCCTGGCCGTTGCCTGCGCATCGATCCTGTTCTTCTTCCATTTTCCGCTGCCCTGGGATTCCGACGATCCCCTGGTGCTGCCGCCGATCTATCTCGTCGGCGTCTGGCTCTCGATCGTGCTCGCGATCGGCGTCACCAGCCTCTATTCGTTCCAGGTGACCGAGGAGGCGCGCAAGCTTGCGGACGCGCTGGCCGCGACCGAGCTGGTGCTGACGCGCGAGCAGCATCTGACCCAGCTCGATGGCCTTGCCGCCGCCGCCGCGCACGAGCTCGGCACGCCGCTCGCGACCATCTTCCTGATCTCGCGCGAATTGGAAAAGACCGTGAAGGATCCGGTCTTTGCCGCCGATTTGAAGACGCTGCGCGAGCAGACCCAGCGCTGCCGCGACATATTGAGCAAGATCACCCAGCTCTCCTCCACCGGCGCGCCGTTCGACCGCATGAAGCTGTCCGAGCTGATCGAGGAAGTGGTGGCCCCGCACCGCGATTTCGGTGTCGAGATCAAGGTGCGGATCGCGGTGACGGCCGCCGCCGAGCCGGTCGGCTCGCGCAATCCGGCGATCCTCTACGGCGTCGGCAACATCGTCGAGAACGCGGTCGATTTCGCCCACACCACCGTCGAGGTCAATGCCTGGTGGAACAAGGACGCGATCGAGCTCGTGATCTCCGACGACGGCCCCGGCATTCCCCCCGATATCCTTAACAGGATCGGCGAGCCCTATCTGTCGCGGCGGCGCACCGTCGATGACGTCGGCGGCGAGCGGCGCGGCCTCGGGCTTGGCGTGTTCATCGCGCGCACGCTGCTGGAACGTACCGGCGCCAAGGTCTCGTTTACCAACCGGACCTTCCCGGAACACGGTGCAGTGGTGCAAGTCACGTGGCCGCGAGAGCGTTTTGAGGCTATCGAGACGCTCGAAGAAACAATAGGATAGACCGCGACCTAGGGTCGCACAGCAGGGCCGATCGACTATAGGCGGCCTTGGCACCGCCCGATTGCGACGCCATATGTAGACGCGCTGGAGAGAGGACAACACCTTGAACGCCATCGCCGAACTGAACGAACAGGCCGACCGCTCGCTGCTCATCGTGGAAGACGACAAGCCGTTCCTGGAGCGGTTGTCGCGCGCGATGGAGACCCGCGGCTTTGCTGTGACGTCGTGCGACACCGTCTCCGACGGTCTTGCGCAGATCGGCAAGGCGGCGCCGGCATTCGCCGTCGTCGACTTGCGGCTCGGTGACGGCAACGGCCTCGACGTGGTCTCGGCGCTGAAGAAGAAGCGTCCCGACGCGCGCGCGATCGTGCTGACCGGCTATGGCAACATCGCCACCGCCGTGACTGCGGTGAAGATGGGCGCGATCGATTATCTGTCCAAGCCCGCGGATGCCGACGACGTCGTCGCCGCGCTGCTTTCGACCAGCGCGGAGAAGTCCGAGCTGCCGACCAACCCGATGTCGGCCGACCGCGTCCGCTGGGAGCACATCCAGCGCATCTACGAGATGTGCAACCGCAACGTCTCGGAAACCGCGCGACGGCTCAACATGCACCGCCGCACGCTGCAGCGAATTCTCGCAAAGCGCGCGCCGCGGTAGTTTTCCGCAACTACCGATCGCTCACCGTCACCCTGAGGTGGCCGCGCAGCGGCCCTCGAAGGGCGACGGCCCGGCTGCATCGGGGCCGTGCATCCTTCGAGGCTCGCTACGCTCGCACCTCAGGATGACGGATCGACAGGTATCGTAGGGTGGGCAAAGGCGTGAAGCGCCGTGCCCACCATCTCTAATTGGTGGGCACGCTTCGCTTTGCCCACCCTACGGCACCTTTGTTCGCGGCGCCGCTATTCCCAAAAATCCGCGTGGCCTTGCGGATCGACCAGGCGGTTGATCCGTAACGCTGCCGCCATCGCGAAACGCACCGTCATCTGCTTGCGCGTCGGCGCGGGCAGCTTGTGCTCGGGCGCCTCGCACTGCATGTGCGCGCCGTAGGCGTCCGCGACGATCAGGCCGGTATCTCCAGGAAAGATCTCGCACGGCAGATCCTGCGTGAAGGCGAAGAACAGCCGGTCGCAATGGGCGCGGTATTCGTGCCATTTCTGGTCGGCGCGCAGATCCTCGACCGACGATTTGATCTCGACGATCCAGATCTCGCCGCGCTCGTTCAGCGCGACGAGATCGGCGCGCCGGCCCGAGGGCAGCGGCAATTCGCTGATGCAGGAGAAGCCGAGCGAGCGCAGCAGCCGCGCGGTGCCGCGCGCGATGGCGAGCGCGGTCTCGGACTGGCGACGGTCCGGCGGCGGAACAAGGGCGACGTTGCGGGCGGTATTGTCCATGGCGGGAGATTAGCCGATTCCGTTCTGCCCGTCATTCCGGGGCGCGACGAAGTCGCAAGCCCGGAATCCATAACCACAGGGAGGAGTTGTGGAGCGAAGTGGATCACTCCTGATCTTCGCAACACGACTTCCTGCGGTTATGGGTCCCGGGCTCGCGCTACGCGCGCCCCGGGACGACAGAGAGTGTGAGGCGACGCGCGGAACCTCCCCTCCCCCACGCACTTATCACGCAGCCGCCACACCTCGGCGGGGACATCGAGGCCGCCCGCGCATGATCGACGATCTCTGGTACAAGAACGGCGTGATCTATTGCCTCTCCGTCGGCACCTATATGGATGCGAACGGCGACGGCGTCGGCGATTTCAAGGGCCTGCTCCGCCGGCTCGACTACCTGCACGGGCTCGGCATCACCACGATCTGGCTGATGCCGTTCCAGACCTCGCCGGGCCGCGACGACGGCTACGACATCGCCGACTATTACAGCGTCGATTCCCGCTACGGCACGCTGGGCGATTTCGTCGAGTTCACCCATGGCTGCCAGCAGCGCGGCATCCGCGTCATCATCGATCTCGTCGTCAACCACACCTCGGACCAGCATCACTGGTTCAAGGAGGCGCGGCGCGACAAGAGCTCGCCCTATCGCGACTGGTATGTGTGGTCCGACAAGAAGCCGGCCAATGCCAACAAGGGCATGGTGTTTCCCGGCGTGCAGAAATCGACCTGGACGCGCGACAAGGACTCCGGCGCCTACTATTTCCACCGCTTCTACGATTTCCAGCCCGATCTCAACACCTCGAACCCGCATGTGCAGGCCGAGATCCTGAAGATCATGGGCTTCTGGATCCAGCTCGGCGTCTCCGGCTTCCGCATGGATGCCGTGCCCTTCGTGATCTCCACCAAGGGCGCCAAGGTGAAGAAGCCGGTCGAGCAGTACGACATGCTGCGCGCGTTCCGCGAATTCCTGCAATGGCGCCAGGGCGACGCCATCATCCTTGCCGAAGCCAATGTGCTGCCGGAAACCGACCTCGACTATTTCGGCCGCGATGCCGACCGCATGCACATGATGTTCAACTTCCAGGTCAACCAGCACCTGTTCTATGCGCTGGCCTCCGCCGATTCCCGCCCGCTGGCCAAGGCGTTGAAAGCAACGAAACCGCGGCCGGCCTCGGCGCAATGGGGCCTGTTCCTGCGCAATCACGACGAGCTCGATCTCGGACGGCTGACGAAAACGCAGCGCGAGGTGGTGTTCAAAAGCTTTGGTCCCGACAAGGACATGCAGCTCTACGACCGCGGCATCCGCCGCCGCCTTGCTCCGATGCTGGGCGGCGACCGCAGGCGGCTCGAGCTCGCCTACAGCCTGATGTGCACGCTGCCGGGAACGCCCGTGATCCGCTACGGCGACGAGATCGCGATGGGCGATGATCTCTCGCTGCCCGAGCGCAATTGCGCGCGCACGCCGATGCAATGGTCGACCGAGCCGCATGGCGGCTTCACCAAGAGCGACAAGCCGGCCTGCCCCGTGATCGACCAGGGGCCTTACGGCTACCCGCACGTCAATGTCGCAAAGCAGCG
The genomic region above belongs to Bradyrhizobium arachidis and contains:
- a CDS encoding polyhydroxyalkanoate depolymerase: MPIGEFGGAPPLAAEGSPVLTTPMYWMYEMAQASLNPARAVTDATKLLFQNPLNPWARTEVGKSVAAACELFERTTRRYGKPEWGLDDTEVNGIRVPVEVRSVWEKPFCKLLYFDRKFARPLRSPQPRVLIVAPMSGHYATLLRGTVEAFLPAHEVYITDWADARMVPLSEGFDLDDYIDYVIEMLHVLGGNTHVMAVCQPSVPVVAAVSIMEARRDPFVPTSMTLMGGPIDTRRNPTAVNKLAQERGIDWFRNTVITKVPFPHPGMMRDVYPGFLQLNGFISMNLDRHMDAHKRLFANLVKGDGDLVDKHRDFYDEYLAVMDLSAEYYLQTVDTVFVKHSLPKGEMTHRGTRVDPSKVTRVALMTVEGENDDISGLGQTEATHTLCSSIPDHRRVHYVQKGVGHYGVFNGSRFKSEIVPRIHDFMVSAANPTSLQALAAE
- a CDS encoding ABC transporter permease translates to MTELSLHRGISAHRIGAMILRYWYLLLSSWPRLLELLYWPALQVITWGFIQYYIAQNASFFARAGGTLIGAVILWDILFRGQLGFSISFLEEMWARNLGNLMMSPLKPIEFLLSLMIMSLIRLAIGVIPMTLLALFLFHFNVYALGLPLIAFFCNLIFTSWSVGIFVSGLVVRNGLGAESIVWTLMFAIMPLACVYYPVSVLPVWLQYVAWALPPTYVFEGMRALLIENTFRSDLMLDALLINAVLLVASFGAFLALLRSAKKHGSLLSAGE
- a CDS encoding ABC transporter ATP-binding protein yields the protein MTENGKASSRPTVAEHSSPAIAVDHLVKVYKQTRAVDDISFSLPRGSITGLLGGNGAGKTTTIAMIMGLVLPTSGRVQVLGHEMPEESAAVLGRMNFESPYVDMPMRLTVRQNLTVFGKLYAVKHLSDRIAKLADDLDLTDFIDRANGKLSAGQKTRVALAKALINQPELLLLDEPTASLDPDTADWVRAHLMSYRKENNATILLASHNMLEVERLCDRVIIMKRGRIEDDDTPEAIMARYNRTTLEEVFLDVARGRVNGAKEAAR
- a CDS encoding ActS/PrrB/RegB family redox-sensitive histidine kinase, whose protein sequence is MTEIAASGFRPAQRHIRLDTILRLRWLAVLGQLAAIFIVAQGLEFNVEIVPCVSIIALSAALNLGLQTAANPMQRLEPMQAAGLLALNIVELAGLLFFTGGLQNPFSFLFLAPVLISATALPARFTFGLGLLAVACASILFFFHFPLPWDSDDPLVLPPIYLVGVWLSIVLAIGVTSLYSFQVTEEARKLADALAATELVLTREQHLTQLDGLAAAAAHELGTPLATIFLISRELEKTVKDPVFAADLKTLREQTQRCRDILSKITQLSSTGAPFDRMKLSELIEEVVAPHRDFGVEIKVRIAVTAAAEPVGSRNPAILYGVGNIVENAVDFAHTTVEVNAWWNKDAIELVISDDGPGIPPDILNRIGEPYLSRRRTVDDVGGERRGLGLGVFIARTLLERTGAKVSFTNRTFPEHGAVVQVTWPRERFEAIETLEETIG
- a CDS encoding ActR/PrrA/RegA family redox response regulator transcription factor, whose translation is MNAIAELNEQADRSLLIVEDDKPFLERLSRAMETRGFAVTSCDTVSDGLAQIGKAAPAFAVVDLRLGDGNGLDVVSALKKKRPDARAIVLTGYGNIATAVTAVKMGAIDYLSKPADADDVVAALLSTSAEKSELPTNPMSADRVRWEHIQRIYEMCNRNVSETARRLNMHRRTLQRILAKRAPR
- a CDS encoding MmcB family DNA repair protein; the encoded protein is MDNTARNVALVPPPDRRQSETALAIARGTARLLRSLGFSCISELPLPSGRRADLVALNERGEIWIVEIKSSVEDLRADQKWHEYRAHCDRLFFAFTQDLPCEIFPGDTGLIVADAYGAHMQCEAPEHKLPAPTRKQMTVRFAMAAALRINRLVDPQGHADFWE
- a CDS encoding alpha-amylase family protein, giving the protein MIDDLWYKNGVIYCLSVGTYMDANGDGVGDFKGLLRRLDYLHGLGITTIWLMPFQTSPGRDDGYDIADYYSVDSRYGTLGDFVEFTHGCQQRGIRVIIDLVVNHTSDQHHWFKEARRDKSSPYRDWYVWSDKKPANANKGMVFPGVQKSTWTRDKDSGAYYFHRFYDFQPDLNTSNPHVQAEILKIMGFWIQLGVSGFRMDAVPFVISTKGAKVKKPVEQYDMLRAFREFLQWRQGDAIILAEANVLPETDLDYFGRDADRMHMMFNFQVNQHLFYALASADSRPLAKALKATKPRPASAQWGLFLRNHDELDLGRLTKTQREVVFKSFGPDKDMQLYDRGIRRRLAPMLGGDRRRLELAYSLMCTLPGTPVIRYGDEIAMGDDLSLPERNCARTPMQWSTEPHGGFTKSDKPACPVIDQGPYGYPHVNVAKQRRDPNSMLNWTERIVRMRKEVPEIGWGDFAVIPLRDPAVFIIRYDWRNNSVLFVHNLDEKPREIAFSAGLPDDAGAHLINLLAEDHSHADKRGQHRVVLEPYGYRWYRVGGLDYLLKRDDIDEHTVRGKKHPG